GGAAGAGATGTTGATGGGTCACACGGATGGTCTATCTACGCCTCGTTCCTCGAGGACCAAGCTACTTCCTTATGCCGAATCCGATATAGATGAGGATGACAGTGCAGGCTGTTCTGAGAAAATACTATACTCGGCCTCATTTGAAGAGCTTGCAATGAATATCGTTAAGTATGACACTGTTATATGGCTTTCTATATCAATATTGCTGGTTTTAGCTTGGGGAGTTGGCATCATCATGCTGTTATATCTGCCCTTTAAGAGATATGTTCTTCAGAAGGATATTTCCTCGCGCAAACTAAATGTTACACCTACTGAGGTTGTTTACAAGGTACGGacataatttaaatttgatcttTTCCAAGGACTGCATTGAAGCagtctctattttttattacttatataataaaaaaatacgtTAAAGcaattcttcattttttttccctctccaAAAAGGTTTCAAGGCCATCTTTCATACCCTTCTGGGGCATCACTACAATTGAGAAGCATGTACCCCTTTCCCTGGTGATTGATATCATTATAGAACAAGGTACTCATTTCAGCCTTACTATGCCGTGCAACCTACAAATATGCCTACATTCACTCATCACTAATTCTAGTCCTCCTTCATAGCTTACATTTTGAATTCGTGCACATAATTTTGTCTCCAAGTCATCACTCCTAAAGAACATGAAACTATTATGAATTCCATGGTGGAGCCACACTTCGACCTGAAGTGGCCGTGCCCGCCCCCCAGAGCCTCCAATAGCCCTTGCAAGATCCATAACAAGTTTACAAAACTATCTGCAATTGTTTacacaattttgaaaaacctGTGTTATTGTCCCCAACTCCCCCAAGAATAAAAGCTAGCTCCTCTACAGGGCTAAGTAAATAGTCTTGTAATAAGGTGGCTATAAGGTTTTTGCATGAGAAACCAGGTTACCATCTTAAgagtttcatttttcaaatgaGGAATGGAAATGTAGTgcagaaaataaaagttaaacAGCTAGAGACAAAAGTCCACAGGGCATTATACAACAAGGTCGCTAAGTGCACTACACCATATAGAAGTTTGCTAGATTGCATTGCACTATAATGGATGGCCAGTTGCATGTTGGTTTGGAAAATTGCATCATTCATCTCCGCATTAGCTTGTTGACtataaatttgatttcaatGTCCTTTTGGGTTAGCAAAGTTACATGGCATAGGTACTAACAGTATTTACTGTTTCATTATGTACAGGTTGCTTGCAGTCAAGGTATGGAATTCATACCTTTAGAATTGAAAGTATAGCACATGGAAAGGCTGCGGCTGTAGATGAACTACAGGTTCAAGGGGTTTCTAACCCTAGTGGTTTGAGGAAGGTGAATAAAACTTTGTCTTTTAGTTGTTATGTTCTTCTTGTCTGAATCAGCCAAACTAATCAGATTATTTGTGAACATGCATTCTCTTCCGTtactattgttttgttttacacCATTAAAGAAACTTATCGTGTTAACATACAAACTGAGTTTTTTCGTTGTTGCATGACTAGTAGGTCATCATAACAGAAGCTGCAAAAGCCATACAAGATAGTGGTATAAGTTGGAAGCCTACTGCTCCCACTGCTGAAGGGGAAAGCATGGCTCGCACTGGATCATTGAGTGAGGGACCTGCTGTTTTGAGATCACCATCTAAAAGCTTAAAGGTATTCGATTCGTCGATGGAACTGTTGCAataatggatttttttttccatctttgtcaaacttgtttgaattattttttattttttattttgacaacTTTTTCAATTTGCTATCCCTGGCCAATTCTGTAAGGCAGATATTTGGTGGACTGATTAAACATGTTTTTGCCCATATTATGCAGATGGCAGCTTCACCACGCTATGCCTCAATAGAACGCAGAGGTGTAGTACCTGGGGAATTGCTGCTTAATAAGATTGAAGAAGTCAATAAATCTGTGAAGGTATatgccttcttcttcttcccgttatttatttttttcctcagTGGAGTGTCTCTCTAGCTGCTTGATTAATGAGTGGCATTATCAAACTTCAACTTCCTTAGTCTTTGGTGTTCAATAACTTATTTTATGCTGCACTTGCTCATCTTCATAACAGAAAATCGAGTTCTTAATAGAGAAGTCTCATACTCAGCCTGAGTAAGAGCAGCTGAAGTAAAGTCAGATAGAACCTAGGCCTGTGAATTACCTTTGGCAAACAGAAATCAAGTggtgaaagaacaaagaagTACAAGTATTTCGGCACTTGTCTGTAACTACTGGAATAGGATGCTAATAGCTTCCCCAGTTTCCTCGTTTGTAGCTGTATAGGATGTTGCAAAGTTGAAAAACGGCACATGATTTCCTTCTTGTCTCCTTATGGTAGAGATGTGCATTTTCTTGTGATTTTCTCTGTATTTTTGTATCGACTGACATTGGTGAGGCATAATTGTAtgaattttgactttttaacTTGTTTGTGTTTGGAAAGGGAAAAGACTTCAATATTTTGGATTGCCCTTGTGACCAAAAATCTTTCTTCCTTAGTCCAGTATTTTAgacttcaatattttttttttcttttggggaaAAAACTCTTGTAATAGTTTTGCAATGTGAATGATTTTTGGATAGTAAGGTATGTTTTTGTCATTACATGTTTATTGATGACTTTTAGTTAtaagtatttttgtattagaTTATGTAAGGCCTCAATTTAAGTTAGCACAGGGCCCTTAAAATCTTAGAGACAGCCCTGTCGGTAACAAGGGTATTTGGTGCGAAACACATGAAGAAATATATTAGTTGTGAACCTTATGTGATGGTAGAAATGATAGATGATGAAATAGAGTTTCTTGTATTGGCAAGTCATCCACTATGGATGGTAATGTCCAATCAACAAGCTGTAGATTCCATCAGACAAATACAGAATACCCAGAAAGCAACAAAGTACCTTACTCAGCAAGCACTCAATATGAATAGCTATGATCGTCATTATGAGATTTCATGTGTAGTTGTAAGATTTAGGTCATGTGTGGTGTCATTTCTATTATTAGATAGGATTATTTATTGAGAATAACAAGACTAttgacccttttttttccatctTAAATAAAGACAACATGCCTTAGACGGGATACTGATGTTTTAACTAGAATGAGTATTAAAAACCCTATCCCTACAACTGTGTCTTAGAGATTAAGAAGGTTAAAATTTCAGCATCTGTTGCTTCCGTCCATTACAGGAACAACATATATTTGGCAGTGAAACTCCGTAATAATGTTCTAAAAAGAATGACAGATTatggaaattgaaacaaaCCATTGTGAAGAAGCTTTTAGTCGAGGACACTGGGGGGTAGTGTGCAGGTTGCTTCAGCT
Above is a window of Prunus persica cultivar Lovell chromosome G2, Prunus_persica_NCBIv2, whole genome shotgun sequence DNA encoding:
- the LOC18784563 gene encoding uncharacterized protein LOC18784563 produces the protein MLMGHTDGLSTPRSSRTKLLPYAESDIDEDDSAGCSEKILYSASFEELAMNIVKYDTVIWLSISILLVLAWGVGIIMLLYLPFKRYVLQKDISSRKLNVTPTEVVYKVSRPSFIPFWGITTIEKHVPLSLVIDIIIEQGCLQSRYGIHTFRIESIAHGKAAAVDELQVQGVSNPSGLRKVIITEAAKAIQDSGISWKPTAPTAEGESMARTGSLSEGPAVLRSPSKSLKMAASPRYASIERRGVVPGELLLNKIEEVNKSVKKIEFLIEKSHTQPE